The Candida dubliniensis CD36 chromosome 2, complete sequence genome contains a region encoding:
- a CDS encoding calcium channel, putative (Similar to S. cerevisiae YVC1) translates to MPELDLEENNPLLPPSQVNDENYEGSIYGNDARFCPNSRQVFRICSNLKLLIDKIIPICFKEEEITSSNSAILSDPVIDLVYQAAGGKGDGKEGTSSYKYRGSLVFCLLKVCDWYWQQSEYELSDNELYSLRALTAQTIAAIVIEREKRDKYLFLTMLCHRYTICVNGVDATPVSALEMAVDMHSTIVIGSSGYQRCIKWLWRGWIIQSSTDPHSYVLYKGAASQSFRTHFDPARIKTPLYQNILEIFLSIIYLTIFTIVVNTHDTLTGDIDFFEIVLYLFTIGYILDEFIKFYHVGWNYLGFWNAFNDTMYSILTVAMCFRVASVNAHGATRIRYDEISFRVLACASPLMWSRLLLFLDAYKFVGAMIVVLKTMMKESILFFFLLFVVIVGFLQGFIGLDSSDGKNEATQRILISLVKAVIGGSSFEDMGNLVPPYASVLYYFYQFMLTVILMNILIALYSTAYAAIVENATDEYFALVAHKTLRYIRAPDQNLYVPPFNLLELLITPIGWFVSTSTWKNINYYVMLIIYSPLLAYITSDELSNARRIQYNRFKGLPDDANEIDTEWDLTDGYDEDSTGDGDNSWDRIRERNSEITEELRIQREGERQDPEFMINTHQFSEKIDKVVKPVEQAGKAGVNWQIYEVIEKIDKLTNLLEVVVAENQELKKKFESKA, encoded by the coding sequence ATGCCTGAACTTGATTTGGAGGAAAACAATCCTTTATTACCTCCATCACAAGTAAATGATGAGAATTATGAAGGTTCCATTTATGGGAATGACGCAAGATTTTGTCCCAACTCAAGGCAGGTTTTCAGGATTTGTtctaatttgaaattgttaattGACAAAATAATCccaatttgtttcaaagAAGAGGAAATCACTTCTTCTAATTCGGCCATTTTGAGTGACCCGGTAATTGACTTGGTGTATCAAGCCGCAGGTGGTAAAGGTGACGGTAAGGAAGGTACTTCGTCGTACAAATATCGTGGAAGTTTGgtgttttgtttattgaaaGTATGCGATTGGTATTGGCAGCAGTCTGAATACGAATTATCCGATAACGAATTGTACTCGTTACGTGCATTGACAGCACAAACTATTGCTGCAATTGTCATTGAACGTGAAAAAAGGGACAagtatttgtttttaacTATGTTGTGTCATAGATACACCATTTGTGTTAACGGGGTGGATGCCACCCCCGTTAGTGCCTTGGAAATGGCTGTTGATATGCATTCtactattgttattggatCTTCTGGGTATCAAAGATGCATCAAGTGGTTATGGAGAGGTTGGATCATCCAATCTTCAACTGATCCTCATTCCTATGTTTTATACAAGGGAGCAGCATCACAGTCATTTAGAACCCATTTTGATCCGGCCAGAATCAAGACTCCTTTgtatcaaaatattttagaAATCTTTTTGAGTATTATTTACTTGACTATTTTCACAATTGTCGTAAATACTCACGACACCCTCACTGGAGACATTGATTTTTTCGAAATAGTGTTGTATTTGTTCACAATCGGATACATTTTGGATGAGTTTATCAAGTTCTATCACGTTGGTTGGAATTATTTGGGATTTTGGAATGCCTTTAATGACACAATGTATAGTATATTAACCGTTGCCATGTGTTTCAGAGTCGCCAGTGTTAATGCCCATGGAGCTACCAGAATTAGATACGATGAAATATCATTCAGGGTTTTGGCATGTGCCTCTCCGTTAATGTGGTCGAGattattgttattcttGGACGCCTACAAATTTGTTGGAGCCATGATCGTTGTTTTGAAAACCATGATGAAAGAATCCATattgttcttctttttgttatttgttGTCATTGTCGGGTTCTTGCAGGGATTCATTGGTTTAGATTCATCTGATGGTAAAAACGAAGCCACGCAAAGaattttaatatcattagtGAAAGCTGTTATTGGAGGCTCATCGTTTGAAGATATGGGGAATTTGGTTCCTCCGTATGCTTCggttttatattatttttaccAATTCATGTTGACGgttatattgatgaatattttgattgCGTTATATTCAACTGCCTATGCTGccattgttgaaaatgCTACCGATGAATATTTTGCATTGGTTGCTCACAAAACATTGAGATACATCAGAGCACCAGATCAAAACTTGTATGTTCCACCTTTTAACTTGCTTGAGCTTTTGATTACTCCAATTGGCTGGTTCGTATCCACCAGTACATGGAAGAACATCAACTACTATGtgatgttgataatttattctCCATTATTGGCATATATTACATCTGACGAGTTGTCCAACGCCAGAAGAATACAATACAACCGATTCAAGGGATTGCCCGACGATGCTAATGAAATTGACACCGAGTGGGACTTGACTGATGGGTACGATGAAGATTCCACCGGGGATGGTGACAATTCTTGGGATAGAATTAGGGAAAGAAATCTGGAAATCACCGAGGAATTAAGAATTCAACGTGAAGGTGAAAGACAAGATCCGGAATTTATGATAAACACTCATCAGTTtagtgaaaaaattgataaagttgTCAAACCAGTTGAACAAGCAGGTAAAGCTGGTGTCAATTGGCAGATTTATGAAGTCATTGAAAAGATTGACAAATTGACTAATTTGTTggaagttgttgttgcagaaaatcaagaattgaaaaagaaatttgaaaGTAAAGCTTAG